GTACATCGTGTCGGGGACCTGGTCGTCGGCGATGTCGCGCTCGTCGCCGCGGTCGCTTCACCACATCGCGCGGAAGCCTTCGCGACGTGCGCCACGCTCGTCGAACGCATCAAGTCCGAAGTTCCCATCTGGAAGCGTCAGCATTTCGCCACGGGCACCTCGGAATGGGTCGGCCTCTGACTGATGCCGCAGGGCGTCTGTTCACGCCGAATTCGGCGTGTATCGATGAACCGGTAGCATCGCTGCGCGATCGGTCGGGTCCCCGGTCCGGCGGATGCAGTCGAGCAGGCGGACCTCGACCAATTCTTCGTCGATATCCGTTCCGATCAATACCAGCGAGGTCGCTCTTCGTTCGTCGCGGCCCCACGTGGTCGATTCGAGTCGGATATGACGGCCGACCGTACCGAGGACGTATTTCCCCGCGTAGCCATCTACACCGAAATATACGAAACCCTTTGCGCGGTAGACCTCTCCCGACGGATTCTCCATCACCTCGATGAAGCGGCGCGGGTCCATCGGCTCTTCGGTCTCGAAACTCGTAGTCGTATAGGCGGCGTGCAGATGCCGCGAGTGATCGCCGAGATCCTCGTCCTCGTACAGCACCTCGTCGAACGACAATTGCCGTGCCGAGCTTCTGTCATCAGCACGTGTCGGTACATCGAAGAGCAACGCTGCGTCGACGCGGCCATGTCCGGTCACCACGATCGGGACGTCTCCGACTATCTCGCGGACACTGTCGAGGCCCGCAGCCGTCTCGGCATCGTCGAGTCGGTCGGTCTTGTTGAGTACCACGAGGTCTGCGAGGCGGAGGTGTTGTTCGATCTCGGGATGCCGTTCGACGGTGCCGCCGAATTCGACTGCATCGACCACTCCGACAAGGCCGCCGTAGACGATCGCAGAATTGTTGCTGGCCAGCACCATTCGAATGAGGCTTCTCGGCTCCGCAATGCCACTGGCCTCGACCACGATCACGTCGAGTGCCCTCGCGGGGTCGGACAGAACGTCGAACATCGAATCCATTTCCTCGATGTCCACGGCACAGCAGATACACCCGTTACCGAGGGCCACCATCGAATCGACTTGACCGGCAACCATCATCGAATCGATATTGATGGAGCCGAAGTCGTTGACGATGACTCCGATGCGAATTCCTCGATTGTGGCGAAGCAGGTGATTGAGCAACGTCGTCTTGCCTGCACCGAGAAATCCCGAGACGAGAATTACGGGAATCTTTCGGTCTCCGAGTGCACGCGCCACGAGTCGTGAGGCTACTCGGTTGCGAGCATCTGCTTCAGCAGGCCCTGCGCGAAGTTCGACACCGACCGAACGTTGTCGTCGGTCACCAGATCCGACAATCCGTCGATCCCGACGGAATCGACGTAGGGTGCGATCCCGGCAAGCAAGCGCGCGAGCGGACTCCCCCCGGCCGAACTCGGGGCGGCTTCGAGCTTCGGCTTACCCGCAGCAGGGGTCGCCGTGGCCGAGTCGGACGGTGCTTCCGGTCCATCCTCCACGGATAGTGCCGTGACAGTGGTGTGCGGGCCGAGGAGATAGTCGATCAACCCGGTGGAGATCGCGATGGCGTGCTTCAGCTGCCCCTCCGGGCTTTCGAGCACAGCAGCATCGTCAGGATTGGAGCCGTTTCCCATCTCGACGAAAACCAAAGGCACACTGGTCAGTGCCGGCCCGGCGATGTCGGACCGCTCCTGCAGTCCGTCGACTGCCCCCGCGTAGTTGGCGGCACTGAACCCGGCTCGCTCGTACGCGTCGCGCATCAGGTTCGATGCGGCCAGGCCACCTTCCGACTGGGCCGCGTTGGCAGCCGCGTCGGGAATGGGGAGTGTGGGGACGATCAGGTGGAACCCGTGCTTGTCTGCATCGGTGCCCACAGCCGTCGAGTCCGCATGGATGCTGACAGCGACGTCCGCCCCGGACGCACTGGCCGCTCGTGCTCGGTCATCGACACATCCGCCCCACGCAGAGTCGTCGGCACGGCTCATGACGACCGAGGCACCGAGGCTTTCCAAACTCGATTTCACCAGCTGAGCGACGTTCCAGTTGATGGTGTGTTCGGCAATGCCGTCGACGGTGGTCATCCCCGATGTCTGGCAGTCCTTGGTGCCGCCGCGGCCATCGTCGACCTGCGCAGCCAGATTCTCGGCGTGGCCGACACCTTGGTGACCGGGATCCACGAAGACCGTTTTACCGTCGAGCTCCAGGCCTGAAGGGGCGGCCGACGCTGTTGCAGGAATCATCAGCGCGCCGGCCATCACACCTGCGGACAGCACGCCGAGCACAGAGGTTCTATTCATCAAGCAGTTGGACACACTCCGACGAAGTCGAGCGTGCCACTCCCCTTCCACATCGCGAATCAGCAGCCTCTGTGGCATACACCAGCAACAGCAGACACTTTCGTCACAAGTGAAGCAGAAAGTGAGGCCGAGTTGATCGCGCGATACCGGCTGATCCGAATCTGCAAGCGGAATGTGAGCAAGTCGACACCGAACCGTTGCAGTAGGAGTAGTGAACCGGCCACGGAGTTGTGCATCTCGCGGTAGAACAGGTTCATGACGTTCGTGATTCTTCAACCCTGCTGCAACGACGCATCGTGCGTCGATGTGTGTCCAGTCGACTGTATTCACCCCACGCCGGACGAACCTGGCTTCATGACCTCGGAAATGCTGCACATCGATCCCGATAGCTGCATCGACTGCGGTGCGTGTGTGGACGAATGCCCCGTCGACGCCATCCGCGCCGACCATGAATTGGAGCCCGAGCAAGAGCGATACCTCGGGATAAATGCCAACTACTTCCAATTCAACCCGATGCAGAGCAGTGGGTACAACGCGGTTGCTTCGCCCTTCAAAGGCGTCGACTTCACCGGCCGAAGAATTGCCGTCGTCGGATCAGGGCCTGCGGCGTTCTACGCCGCCACCGAACTCGCGTCCATCCGCGGTATCGAGGTCGAGATGTACGACCGCCTGTTGACCCCGTACGGGCTGGTTCGGGCGGGCGTAGCACCCGACCATCCAGGCACAAAGGCGGTGACCGATCTCTTCCGCGCGGTCGGCGGCAAGAAGTCGGTACGGATCCATCTCGGCGTCGAGATCGGCTCCGATATCTCTCACGAAGAACTTCTCGAACACCACGATGCGGTCATCTACGCGACGGGTGCCTCCAACGATCGACGCCTCGGGATTCCAGGGGAAGATCTTCCCGGCAGCCACGCAGCAGCCGAATTCGTCGGGTGGTACAACGGCCACCCCGACTACGCCGACCGCAGCTACGATCTGAGCAGCGAAAGGGCAGTCATCGTAGGCAACGGAAACGTCGCCCTCGACATCGCTCGTGTTCTGCTGGTTTCGCCGGCCGAACTCGAGAACACCGATATCGCCGACCACGCGCTGGAGGCATTACGAGGCAGCAAGATCCGCGAGGTGGTAGTTCTGGGTCGACGCGGGTCAGCCCAGGCTGCGTACACGAACCCCGAATTGATCGGATTGATGAATGCTGCCGACATCGACATCGTGTTGTCAGCCGACGAAGCCGAACCGGACGCCGCCACTTCGGCAGCTCTGGAATCCGGCACCGCCGAACCCTCCACCGCATTGAAGGTGGAACTGGCTCGCGAAATTGCAGCCGGAGACGGCCAAGGCGCAGGATCCGACCCGAACCGGAAGCGCATTGTGCTCCGCTTCTGCGTTTCCCCTGACGAGATACTCGGAGACGAGTCGGTCACCTCTGTCCGTCTGATACACAATGAACTGCGAACCGATGAGTCCGGCACGGTGAAAGCCGAGCGAACCTCGACCGAGGAGATGCTCGACACAGGTCTGGTTCTGCGTTCGGTCGGTTATCACGGAAGCGAGATACCAGGCGTGCCGTTCGATTCCGGTGTCGGCGTGATTCCCAACAAAGAAGGCCGCGTGATCGACAATTCAGGCGAGCCGGTATCCGGAACCTATGCAACAGGCTGGATAAAGCGCGGGCCCACCGGCGTGATCGGAACCAACAAGAAGTGTGCAGCTGAGACCGTTCGGAGCCTGCTCGAAGACATAGCTGCTGACCGTCTTCCTCAGGCCCGCGCGGATCGTGCGGAACTCGACCTATTGCTGGAGAAGAAAGCGCCCGACGCACTCGACTTTCCTGCATGGGCACGCATCGACAAAGCAGAGATTTCGGCTGGAAAAGACACTGGGCGTCCCCGCGTGAAGTTCGTCGGCCTGGACGAGATGCGGCTCGCAGCTCAGCCCGCGAGTACAGATCCTTCCTGATTTCCAATTATTTGGATCCAAGAGCTTGTTTCGTCGATATCGTAGATGGTCGTATAGTTTCCTGAGCTCTACGCGGTTTCATCCCGATTGATCATTGGAGACCTCCAGAATGGCCAAGAAAGTTTATGTTCAACTGGTCGACGATATCGACGACAAGCCGATCGAATCCGGCGGAGAGCACATAAGCTATTCCGTCAACGGCGTCAGCTACGAAATCGATCTCAGCGACAAAAACGCCAAAGAGTTTCACCGCAAGCTCGATTACTACATCGAGCACTCGGCACGTGTCGGCGGTAAGCGTGCAAAGAAGGCCGTCGGCGCCACCTCGACCGGCCAGAAGCGCGATGCCAATCAGACGAAGGCTATCCGCGAGTGGGCAAAATCCAACGGATACACCATTTCGGCTCGAGGCCGAATTCCTTCGGACGTCGAGAACGCTTTCGACGCTGCTCACTGACCGGTCTTGTCACCCGGCCCGGCGACCGGGCGGAAGCAAGTCGTGACAAGGAAATGGGGGCCACCTCGCGGTGGCCCCCATTTTCTTTTTCACCCCACAAACAACGCAAGCCCTGACCAGAATTACCGGTCAGGGCTTGCGTGCACTTCTTCTTTCAGGACGAACTCGGTGGAGCTAAGGGGACTCGAACCCCTGACCCCCACACTGCCAGTGTGGTGCGCTACCAGCTGCGCCATAGCCCCGTACTTCACAGCCGCACTGTTTTGCGGTTGCTCGAACGAAGTTACACCATGGCCGCATACTGCTACAAATCCGCTGCTGGGACAGGAAATGTTCGGTCAGCCGATCGATTCGATCCACGACGAGTCGCGGAGGGCATCGACGACCTGACCATCGACGAGAACACCGGGGGTTCCGGCTGCACCCGCCGCGGACAGGGCTTCACGGGCGCTCGCCGCGTCTGCTGCGGCCACGTCGGTCATCGCACCGGACAGAATGCACTGTGTGGTCGCCTCTCCTGCGCCACTCTTCTGTGCGAGGTCGGCGAGTTCGGTGTCGGTGCGGTCGGAATCACCGTTCTCCTCGGGTTGAAAATCTGCGCCGAACAAGCCTGCGTGAAATGCGGAATAGACAACGGCGTCTTCCGATGCGGCGACACAGTGCGATGCAGCAACCGCTCGGCTCGAGTAGCTCCCGCTCGCCGATGAAGCGTCCAGTTGAGGAAGCACAACCAGGTGATATCGAACCGCTACCGCACCGTCGTCGATCTTCTGTGCCAACTCCTGGCCGTGCTTGACTTCCAGATCACCACAGAATGGGCACATCGGATCTTCGAACAGATCCACGACCGGCGCGGCATTTGCTGTGGCCAGTTGGACGACGCCATCGGGCAGAACCGTCAATTCCACATTCGCATTTTTTACCGTGCCGTAACCGTCGTTGCGCGGGGTGTCACTGCCCCGCTGCCACATGACCGCCACGACGACGACCACAGCGACCACGAGTACCGCAACCGCGGCCAGAACGTACGTAGAGGTACTGGACGTCGGTTGTGGGGTGTACTTCGCACTCGATGTTCTTTTTTGGCTCACGTTGGAAATAGTACGGAGTGCTACCCAGCCGAGGCGCGAGGCGCCGGGAAGCAATTCATTGCTTGCGGGCAGCTGCTTTTGCTGCGCTCGCCGTATCCTTCACAAACAGCCACCACACTGCCGCAGCGAGCAGAATCGCCCCGGACATCACGAAGGCCGTTCCGTAGGAGTAGTACTCGACCACCATTCCGGCGACGATGGGCCCGAAGATCGCCCCGACGTCGGATGCCATTTGGAATGTCGAGAGAACTGGGCCACCGCGTGCACGGGAGCCGATGATGTCGGCCACCGAGGCCTGCTGCGCCGGTGTCATCAGACCGGACCCGAAACCCGCAACGAAAGAGGCGATCATGAACAGCGCCACGTTATCGGTCAGACCGATGGCTGCGGTGCCCAGACCCGCAACGATCAGGCCTGCGACGACAAAAGGTTTTCGCCCGCGTACGTCGGAAAGCCGTCCGGAGGTGATCAGCACGAGGGCATTTCCGACGGCGAATACCGCCAGCGCCACAGCAGCCACCGCAGCCGAGCGGTCGAGAACTGCAACGACGAACAGCGGAACCAACGCAACGCGGACACCGAACACTGCCCACCCCGTCGCGAAATTCGAGGAAAGAGCAGCACGGTAGGCGGGCACTCTCAAAGCAGCGCGTAGCGACATCATCGGCACTGCAGAACCGTGCTCGGATTCGGTCGAATCGACATTGCCGAGGCTGAAAAAGACGACGGCAGCAGCGATGATCAGAGCGATCGCGTAGATGATGAAGGGTGCTCGTAAACCCAATCCGACGACCGCTCCGCCGACGAGCGGGCCACCTATCGAACCCATCAGGAAGCTCGTCGCGTAGAACCCCGATACGCGTCCGCGGCTGTCCGCCGGGCTCATTCGAATGAGAAGGCCCAGAGCCGACACCGTGAACATTGTCGATCCGATGCCGCCGAGTCCTCGGAAGATCAGGAGCTGCCAATAGGTTTGGGCGAAAGCGCAGGCGCCGGTCGATGCAGCCACGATCAACAGACCGGCCAGGTAAACCGGTCGCTCACCGAGCTTCTGCACCAAGAGGCCACTGGCAGGCGCGAACAAGAGTCGCATCGCCGCGAATACGCTGATGACCGCCGATGCAGCGACTACACCGACACCGAATTCGGTGGCGAACTGTGGAATTACCGGTGCGACGATTCCGAAACCAAGAGCTATCACGAAGCTCGCCGAGATCAGGACCCATATTTGCGACGGCAGCGCGCCGCCCTTCACAGCCTCGGTGGGTTTCGAAGCTGTCACGATCGGTCGAGTGCCTGCGACACCAGTTCTCTCGCAGCGGTCTGAACCTGCGCGAGATGATCTTCGCCCTTGAACGATTCGGCGTAGATCTTGTAGACATCTTCGGTTCCCGATGGACGTGCGGCGAACCACGCGTTTTCGGTGGTCACCTTCAATCCCCCGATCGCGCCGCCGTTACCGGGTGCGGTAGTCAGTGTGGCCGTGATCTTCTCCCCCGCAAGTTCGGTTGCCGTGACCTGATCAGCAGAGAGCTTGGCCAGGACGGCCTTTTCCTCACGTGAAGCGGGCGCATCGACCCGTGCATACACGGGACTGCCGTACTGCGCAGTGAAGTCGACGTAGCGCTGAGACGGCGTTTTGCCCGTGACAGCGGTGATCTCGGACGCGAGCAACGCAAGGATGATGCCGTCCTTGTCCGTCGTCCATACCCGCCCGTCGGTTCGCAGGAACGACGCTCCTGCCGACTCCTCGCCGCCGAATCCGAGACCGCCTTCGAGG
This region of Rhodococcus sp. PAMC28707 genomic DNA includes:
- a CDS encoding thioredoxin domain-containing protein, whose amino-acid sequence is MSQKRTSSAKYTPQPTSSTSTYVLAAVAVLVVAVVVVVAVMWQRGSDTPRNDGYGTVKNANVELTVLPDGVVQLATANAAPVVDLFEDPMCPFCGDLEVKHGQELAQKIDDGAVAVRYHLVVLPQLDASSASGSYSSRAVAASHCVAASEDAVVYSAFHAGLFGADFQPEENGDSDRTDTELADLAQKSGAGEATTQCILSGAMTDVAAADAASAREALSAAGAAGTPGVLVDGQVVDALRDSSWIESIG
- a CDS encoding FAD-dependent oxidoreductase, with the translated sequence MTFVILQPCCNDASCVDVCPVDCIHPTPDEPGFMTSEMLHIDPDSCIDCGACVDECPVDAIRADHELEPEQERYLGINANYFQFNPMQSSGYNAVASPFKGVDFTGRRIAVVGSGPAAFYAATELASIRGIEVEMYDRLLTPYGLVRAGVAPDHPGTKAVTDLFRAVGGKKSVRIHLGVEIGSDISHEELLEHHDAVIYATGASNDRRLGIPGEDLPGSHAAAEFVGWYNGHPDYADRSYDLSSERAVIVGNGNVALDIARVLLVSPAELENTDIADHALEALRGSKIREVVVLGRRGSAQAAYTNPELIGLMNAADIDIVLSADEAEPDAATSAALESGTAEPSTALKVELAREIAAGDGQGAGSDPNRKRIVLRFCVSPDEILGDESVTSVRLIHNELRTDESGTVKAERTSTEEMLDTGLVLRSVGYHGSEIPGVPFDSGVGVIPNKEGRVIDNSGEPVSGTYATGWIKRGPTGVIGTNKKCAAETVRSLLEDIAADRLPQARADRAELDLLLEKKAPDALDFPAWARIDKAEISAGKDTGRPRVKFVGLDEMRLAAQPASTDPS
- a CDS encoding GTP-binding protein → MARALGDRKIPVILVSGFLGAGKTTLLNHLLRHNRGIRIGVIVNDFGSINIDSMMVAGQVDSMVALGNGCICCAVDIEEMDSMFDVLSDPARALDVIVVEASGIAEPRSLIRMVLASNNSAIVYGGLVGVVDAVEFGGTVERHPEIEQHLRLADLVVLNKTDRLDDAETAAGLDSVREIVGDVPIVVTGHGRVDAALLFDVPTRADDRSSARQLSFDEVLYEDEDLGDHSRHLHAAYTTTSFETEEPMDPRRFIEVMENPSGEVYRAKGFVYFGVDGYAGKYVLGTVGRHIRLESTTWGRDERRATSLVLIGTDIDEELVEVRLLDCIRRTGDPTDRAAMLPVHRYTPNSA
- a CDS encoding MFS transporter — its product is MTASKPTEAVKGGALPSQIWVLISASFVIALGFGIVAPVIPQFATEFGVGVVAASAVISVFAAMRLLFAPASGLLVQKLGERPVYLAGLLIVAASTGACAFAQTYWQLLIFRGLGGIGSTMFTVSALGLLIRMSPADSRGRVSGFYATSFLMGSIGGPLVGGAVVGLGLRAPFIIYAIALIIAAAVVFFSLGNVDSTESEHGSAVPMMSLRAALRVPAYRAALSSNFATGWAVFGVRVALVPLFVVAVLDRSAAVAAVALAVFAVGNALVLITSGRLSDVRGRKPFVVAGLIVAGLGTAAIGLTDNVALFMIASFVAGFGSGLMTPAQQASVADIIGSRARGGPVLSTFQMASDVGAIFGPIVAGMVVEYYSYGTAFVMSGAILLAAAVWWLFVKDTASAAKAAARKQ
- a CDS encoding N-acetylmuramoyl-L-alanine amidase, with the protein product MNRTSVLGVLSAGVMAGALMIPATASAAPSGLELDGKTVFVDPGHQGVGHAENLAAQVDDGRGGTKDCQTSGMTTVDGIAEHTINWNVAQLVKSSLESLGASVVMSRADDSAWGGCVDDRARAASASGADVAVSIHADSTAVGTDADKHGFHLIVPTLPIPDAAANAAQSEGGLAASNLMRDAYERAGFSAANYAGAVDGLQERSDIAGPALTSVPLVFVEMGNGSNPDDAAVLESPEGQLKHAIAISTGLIDYLLGPHTTVTALSVEDGPEAPSDSATATPAAGKPKLEAAPSSAGGSPLARLLAGIAPYVDSVGIDGLSDLVTDDNVRSVSNFAQGLLKQMLATE
- a CDS encoding Lsr2 family protein, which produces MAKKVYVQLVDDIDDKPIESGGEHISYSVNGVSYEIDLSDKNAKEFHRKLDYYIEHSARVGGKRAKKAVGATSTGQKRDANQTKAIREWAKSNGYTISARGRIPSDVENAFDAAH